In Candidatus Synechococcus calcipolaris G9, a genomic segment contains:
- a CDS encoding Fic family protein produces MSVKLKLDRLSFNLRTNIISMDKGIFTTSAPGRLWEISVEGHKDWAFIPDPLPDEWEVSTDLWGLLVQAREELARLDGVGRYMPNYNLLLRPLQRREALRSSSLEGTYATPQQLLLFEIEPREPKSANDPVNSWQEVWNYNRSLELALSLLEQRPLSLNLIRAMHQALLSGVRGFQRDPGNFRRTQVHIGSDRRFIPPPPNEVMPCLDVLEKYIHREKGIEPLVSCFMVHYQFEAIHPFLDGNGRVGRLLLSLMIYEQCQLSKPWLYLSAFFDKYKDEYINLLFQVSTEGNWRDWLSFCLRGTIEQSKDALSRFDKLLKLRNQYMEQLKQAGGNIRLNRLIEHLFESPAITVSQFAKMCGIQYNTARADIVRLVNINILSESDIVARPKIYFAPDILEIAYGE; encoded by the coding sequence ATGAGCGTTAAATTGAAATTGGATCGTTTGAGTTTCAATTTAAGGACAAATATTATAAGTATGGATAAGGGCATCTTTACAACCAGTGCCCCTGGAAGACTTTGGGAAATCTCAGTAGAAGGTCATAAAGATTGGGCGTTCATCCCTGATCCACTACCAGATGAGTGGGAAGTTTCTACCGATCTGTGGGGTTTGCTAGTTCAGGCGCGAGAGGAGCTAGCAAGATTGGATGGAGTAGGCAGATATATGCCAAATTACAACCTACTACTGCGTCCCTTACAGCGACGAGAGGCGTTGCGTTCATCTAGTTTGGAGGGCACGTATGCTACACCGCAACAACTTTTGCTCTTTGAAATTGAACCGAGAGAGCCAAAATCAGCTAATGATCCAGTAAATTCTTGGCAAGAGGTTTGGAACTACAATAGATCGCTGGAGCTAGCGTTGAGTCTTTTGGAGCAAAGACCTCTTAGCCTGAACTTAATTCGAGCAATGCATCAAGCACTTCTATCAGGAGTTCGTGGATTTCAAAGAGATCCAGGTAATTTCCGTCGCACTCAAGTTCATATTGGTTCAGATAGAAGGTTTATTCCGCCCCCGCCAAATGAAGTAATGCCATGTTTAGACGTTCTAGAAAAATATATTCACAGGGAGAAGGGTATTGAACCTTTAGTTTCGTGTTTCATGGTGCATTATCAATTTGAAGCAATTCACCCATTTCTTGATGGTAATGGACGAGTAGGTAGACTTTTATTATCACTGATGATCTATGAGCAATGCCAACTTAGTAAGCCTTGGTTATATTTGAGTGCTTTCTTCGATAAATATAAAGATGAATATATTAACCTCTTATTTCAAGTCAGTACGGAAGGTAACTGGAGGGATTGGCTTTCCTTTTGTCTACGTGGAACTATTGAACAATCGAAAGATGCACTGAGCCGCTTTGATAAACTCCTTAAATTACGTAACCAGTATATGGAGCAGCTAAAACAAGCTGGAGGAAACATCCGGCTTAATCGCCTTATCGAGCATCTGTTTGAATCACCAGCTATAACAGTTTCTCAATTCGCCAAGATGTGCGGAATACAGTACAATACTGCACGTGCAGATATAGTACGCCTAGTCAATATAAATATTCTCTCAGAGTCTGACATCGTAGCACGTCCAAAAATTTACTTTGCGCCGGATATTCTAGAGATTGCCTACGGCGAATAA
- a CDS encoding EcsC family protein, producing the protein MTVYTDYEQTQTSKIQDWLDHQDVNFTKVISGALAPLETSIESLIPHQPLILLRQACDRLTANWHLNWLLIQPFAPGKDYSDLRHGSLETCDRLAEKVTFMAEGTAVIDGIIDSFAEGLGPLADTGLGLLLALQTIQRIGLCYGFAPDSDINENVNWGILATSLAPTPQARRQAISATLALEQESADHALSHLLEETTTATVEESVTEPMFEQIIMTLSEDFSGAIIPVVGSVLGAIAEEKFIYNVSETAQRMFQVRWLLNRYPQAPKA; encoded by the coding sequence TTGACAGTATATACAGACTATGAGCAGACCCAAACCAGCAAAATTCAGGACTGGCTCGATCACCAAGATGTGAATTTTACAAAAGTGATCAGTGGGGCCCTTGCCCCCCTAGAAACATCCATCGAGTCCCTGATTCCCCATCAACCCCTGATCCTGCTCCGTCAAGCCTGCGATCGCCTCACAGCAAACTGGCACTTAAATTGGCTGTTGATTCAACCCTTTGCCCCAGGGAAAGATTACTCAGACCTGCGCCACGGCTCCCTGGAAACCTGCGATCGCCTTGCAGAGAAAGTAACATTCATGGCTGAAGGTACGGCGGTTATCGATGGCATCATTGACTCCTTCGCCGAAGGCTTAGGCCCCCTAGCGGATACGGGATTAGGATTACTCTTGGCCTTGCAAACCATTCAACGAATTGGCCTCTGCTATGGCTTTGCCCCCGACAGTGACATCAATGAAAATGTCAATTGGGGAATTTTAGCCACCAGTTTAGCTCCCACCCCCCAGGCCCGTCGCCAGGCGATCTCCGCCACCCTGGCCCTAGAACAGGAATCGGCGGATCATGCCCTCAGTCATTTACTCGAAGAAACCACCACCGCCACCGTAGAGGAATCGGTGACCGAACCAATGTTTGAGCAAATCATCATGACCCTAAGTGAAGATTTTAGTGGGGCGATCATTCCCGTCGTTGGCTCCGTCTTGGGGGCGATCGCCGAGGAAAAATTTATTTACAATGTCAGTGAAACCGCCCAGCGGATGTTCCAAGTGCGCTGGCTCCTGAACCGCTATCCCCAAGCACCAAAGGCCTGA
- the cobS gene encoding adenosylcobinamide-GDP ribazoletransferase, protein MKKIGRQWLGAMVFYTCIPFPSHWPVELARIARWAPWVGVIIGLVLGGLNLGLMRLGLPDAPRSVLIVVAWLGMTGGLHFDGAMDTADGLGVCPSEQNRDSIRDRRLEVMADSRSGAFGVMAALSIFSLKIAAISTLPTHAPWLMIWPLIGGALWGRWGQLWAIACYPYLKPRGKGAFHRASSKFPQDFGPGLLGILGVTLYPLSQGITLAWVAAASLGWGLLVSMGSAAWFNARLGGHTGDSYGAVVEWTEALVLVGFTAIFQRIPL, encoded by the coding sequence GTGAAAAAAATTGGGCGACAGTGGTTAGGGGCAATGGTGTTTTATACTTGCATTCCTTTCCCCTCCCACTGGCCGGTGGAACTCGCCCGCATTGCCCGCTGGGCCCCCTGGGTGGGGGTGATAATCGGCCTAGTTTTGGGGGGACTGAACCTGGGATTGATGAGGTTAGGTCTGCCGGATGCCCCCCGCAGTGTCTTAATTGTGGTGGCTTGGCTAGGCATGACCGGTGGCCTTCATTTTGATGGAGCCATGGATACCGCCGATGGTCTTGGGGTCTGTCCGTCGGAGCAAAATAGAGACTCTATCCGCGATCGCCGCCTTGAGGTTATGGCCGATAGTCGCAGTGGGGCCTTTGGGGTAATGGCCGCCCTGAGTATTTTTAGTCTCAAAATTGCGGCCATTTCCACCTTACCCACCCATGCACCTTGGCTGATGATCTGGCCCCTGATCGGTGGAGCCCTGTGGGGGCGATGGGGCCAACTCTGGGCGATCGCCTGTTACCCCTATCTCAAACCTAGGGGCAAAGGTGCCTTCCATCGGGCCAGTTCTAAATTTCCCCAGGATTTTGGGCCCGGCCTGCTGGGTATTTTGGGGGTGACACTCTATCCCCTCAGTCAAGGGATAACTCTAGCTTGGGTTGCTGCCGCAAGTCTAGGCTGGGGACTTCTGGTGAGTATGGGTTCTGCGGCCTGGTTTAATGCCCGTTTAGGGGGCCATACCGGCGATAGCTATGGGGCTGTGGTGGAATGGACAGAGGCACTGGTGTTAGTGGGATTCACCGCGATTTTTCAGCGCATTCCCCTTTAG
- a CDS encoding alpha-D-glucose phosphate-specific phosphoglucomutase produces the protein MAIQTISSSPFQDQKPGTSGLRKPVTVFQQPHYLENFVQAIFDTLGDCQGQTLVLGGDGRYYNQTAIQIILKMAAAHGFARVKVGQNGILSTPAASCIIRKYQTLGGIILSASHNPAGPDGDFGIKFNTENGGPAPEKVTAAMYARSQVISQYRIDEAPDVNLHTLGEFPLGAMVVEVIDAVADYQALLESLFDFERIRQALVSGQIRIIFDAMHAVTGPYGQQILEQCLQAPAGTVQNGIPLEDFGGGHPDPNLVYAHDLVEQLFGESPPDFGAASDGDGDRNMILGGNFFVTPSDSLAILAANATLVPGYRQGLTGVARSMPTSQAVDRVAAKLGIDCFETPTGWKFFGNLLDADRATLCGEESFGTGSNHVREKDGLWAVLFWLNILAVRQQSVAEIVKDHWATYGRNYYSRHDYEGVESDRAATLMDQLRQKLPTLAGQNLGGYDVVIADDFSYTDPVDQSVSEQQGIRIIFNDGSRIVFRLSGTGTQGATLRVYLERFEPNPSRHNLDAQVALADLIALADDVAQIKVLTGRDRPTVIT, from the coding sequence TCCCTTTCAAGATCAAAAACCTGGCACATCGGGACTCCGTAAGCCAGTGACCGTCTTTCAACAGCCCCACTACCTGGAAAACTTTGTTCAGGCCATTTTTGATACCCTAGGGGACTGCCAGGGCCAAACATTGGTGCTAGGGGGGGATGGCCGCTACTATAACCAAACTGCTATTCAAATCATTCTCAAAATGGCCGCAGCCCACGGATTTGCCCGGGTGAAGGTGGGTCAGAATGGCATTCTCTCTACCCCCGCCGCCTCCTGTATCATTCGCAAATATCAAACCTTGGGGGGAATTATTTTATCGGCTAGTCATAATCCGGCGGGCCCCGATGGCGATTTTGGCATTAAATTCAATACAGAAAATGGCGGCCCGGCCCCAGAAAAAGTAACTGCTGCCATGTATGCCCGTAGCCAAGTCATTTCCCAGTACCGGATTGATGAAGCACCGGATGTAAATTTACATACTCTGGGAGAGTTTCCCCTTGGAGCCATGGTGGTGGAGGTGATCGATGCCGTTGCCGACTACCAAGCCTTATTGGAGTCCCTCTTTGATTTTGAACGCATCCGCCAAGCCCTTGTCTCGGGTCAAATTCGGATAATTTTTGATGCCATGCATGCCGTCACCGGCCCCTATGGGCAGCAAATTTTAGAGCAATGCCTGCAAGCACCAGCGGGAACGGTGCAAAATGGGATTCCCCTAGAGGATTTTGGTGGCGGGCATCCCGATCCCAATCTCGTCTATGCCCATGATCTGGTCGAACAACTTTTTGGTGAGTCACCGCCAGATTTTGGGGCGGCCTCCGATGGGGATGGCGATCGCAATATGATTTTAGGGGGAAACTTTTTTGTTACGCCCAGTGATAGTTTGGCGATCCTTGCGGCTAATGCCACCCTTGTTCCCGGTTATCGCCAGGGACTAACAGGGGTTGCGCGATCGATGCCCACCAGCCAAGCGGTGGATCGGGTGGCGGCAAAGCTGGGGATTGATTGCTTTGAAACCCCAACGGGCTGGAAATTTTTTGGGAATCTCTTGGATGCGGATCGGGCCACCCTTTGTGGTGAGGAAAGTTTTGGCACTGGCTCCAACCATGTCCGGGAAAAAGATGGTTTGTGGGCCGTGTTATTTTGGCTGAATATCTTAGCGGTGCGTCAGCAGTCCGTGGCTGAGATTGTTAAGGATCATTGGGCCACCTACGGGCGCAACTATTATTCTCGCCATGATTACGAAGGGGTTGAGAGCGATCGCGCCGCCACCCTCATGGATCAACTACGGCAAAAACTCCCCACTCTGGCGGGTCAAAACCTGGGAGGCTATGACGTGGTCATAGCAGATGATTTTAGTTATACGGATCCGGTGGATCAGAGTGTAAGTGAGCAGCAGGGGATTCGGATTATTTTTAACGATGGTAGTCGCATCGTCTTTCGCCTATCGGGGACGGGAACCCAAGGGGCGACGCTGCGGGTCTACCTGGAACGCTTTGAGCCGAATCCAAGCCGCCATAACCTAGATGCCCAAGTTGCCCTTGCTGATTTGATTGCCCTTGCCGATGACGTTGCCCAAATCAAAGTTCTCACCGGCCGCGATCGCCCCACGGTGATCACCTAA
- a CDS encoding M16 family metallopeptidase: MLRYFRQILLLVLTAGVFLGFSWTDSALAQSHPDDIGPYLDRAMNQVTEFRLNNGMRFIVMEQHQAPVVSFLTYADVGGVDEPDGQTGVAHYLEHLAFKGTQRIGTTDYDAERIKLEKLDHVFDRMQALKGSPEADVIEQRVQLLGEFKRLQDEAEKYVISNQYGQIVQQAGGVGVNATTSAEATRYFYSFPANKLELWMSLESERFLEPVFRDFYQEKSVILEERRLRTENSPTGQLFDAFLAKTFREHPYRRPVIGYEEDIQNLTRANVQDFFDKHYIPSQLTTVIVGDVQPSEVKRLAEIYFGRYQPRPFQPTEPKPEPPQTRLRQVNLKLPSQPWYLEGYPCPPLKDPDYLAYEMLSRILSDGRTSRLYKSLVLEQGIALNAQTYLGFPGNKYPNRFIFYALTSPGHSLDQVAKAIHTEIEKLQRSPVSEAELDQLKTRARMELLQALMSNEGIARLLAEYAVKTGDWRKIFTKLEAIAQVTPADIQRVAQTLKASQRTVAQILPES, from the coding sequence TTGTTGCGTTATTTCCGGCAGATACTACTGTTGGTACTCACCGCAGGGGTATTCCTTGGTTTTAGTTGGACAGATAGTGCTCTGGCTCAGTCTCATCCGGATGACATTGGGCCCTACTTGGATCGTGCCATGAACCAAGTAACCGAGTTTAGGCTGAATAATGGCATGCGCTTTATTGTCATGGAGCAGCATCAAGCTCCGGTGGTTTCATTCCTAACCTATGCCGATGTGGGCGGGGTGGATGAACCGGATGGCCAGACAGGGGTTGCCCATTACCTAGAGCATTTAGCCTTCAAGGGAACCCAGCGCATCGGTACCACCGACTACGATGCTGAACGGATCAAGCTGGAAAAACTAGATCACGTTTTTGATCGGATGCAGGCTCTCAAAGGTTCCCCAGAGGCCGATGTCATAGAGCAGCGGGTTCAACTCCTAGGGGAATTTAAGCGGCTGCAAGATGAAGCGGAAAAATACGTCATCTCAAACCAGTATGGTCAGATTGTTCAGCAGGCCGGTGGCGTGGGGGTGAATGCAACCACATCGGCGGAAGCCACCCGCTATTTTTATAGTTTTCCGGCCAACAAGCTTGAACTCTGGATGTCCTTGGAGTCAGAACGATTTTTAGAACCTGTCTTTCGGGACTTTTACCAGGAAAAGTCGGTCATCTTAGAAGAGCGACGACTGCGTACCGAAAACTCCCCCACGGGGCAACTTTTTGATGCCTTTCTGGCAAAGACCTTTAGGGAGCATCCCTATCGTCGGCCGGTAATTGGCTACGAAGAGGATATTCAAAATTTAACCCGGGCGAATGTCCAGGATTTTTTTGATAAGCATTATATTCCCAGTCAGTTAACCACGGTGATTGTCGGGGATGTGCAGCCCTCGGAGGTGAAGCGTCTGGCTGAGATTTATTTTGGTCGCTATCAACCCCGGCCCTTTCAGCCGACGGAGCCAAAACCGGAGCCGCCCCAAACCCGACTACGTCAAGTCAACCTCAAGTTACCCAGTCAGCCCTGGTATTTGGAAGGGTATCCCTGTCCGCCCCTCAAGGATCCGGACTATTTAGCCTACGAGATGCTCTCCCGCATCCTCAGTGATGGCCGCACCTCCCGCCTCTACAAATCCTTAGTCCTAGAGCAGGGAATTGCCCTGAATGCCCAAACCTATCTTGGGTTTCCAGGGAATAAATATCCGAATCGTTTTATTTTTTATGCCCTCACCTCCCCGGGCCATTCCCTGGATCAGGTAGCAAAGGCGATCCATACTGAAATTGAGAAGCTCCAGAGATCGCCCGTGAGTGAAGCGGAACTTGACCAACTGAAGACACGGGCCCGGATGGAATTATTACAGGCATTAATGTCGAACGAAGGCATTGCCCGCCTCTTGGCTGAATATGCGGTTAAAACCGGAGATTGGCGGAAGATATTTACCAAGCTCGAAGCGATCGCCCAGGTTACACCAGCGGATATTCAACGGGTGGCCCAAACCCTAAAAGCCAGTCAGCGAACTGTTGCCCAGATATTGCCCGAATCCTAA